AAACAGCGCGCCCGTGTACAGGTTCTGGAAGGCCAACAGGTACATGGCGCCAATCACGGCGGTTTCGTTCAGGGAAAACACGCCCAGGGCCACGAAGCCCATGTGCGAGAGGCCCGCGTAGGCCAGCAGGCGTTTCCAGTCGGTCTGCCGGAAGGCGATCCAGGCGGCGTACAGGGCCGTAAAGGCCGCCAGACCCATCAGGATGGGACGCAGTTCCAGGCTGGCCTCCGGGAACAGCGGAATCCCGAAGGTAAAGAGGCCGTAGCCGCCCACCTTGTACAGCGTGCCCATCACGTCTGGCACGCCGGAGTCGTGGTTCTGCTCGTGGAAGTCCGGCAGCCACGCGTGCAGGGGCCACAGCGGCAGTTTGACCGCCATGGCCGCCAGAAAGCCCAGGTACAGCCACGCCTGGGCGGGGCCGTCCACCAGATTGGCCTTCAGGTCGGTCATGGCGAAGGTGGGGCTGCCGCCCAGGTAGCGCACCCCGATGATGCTGACCAGCATGAGCAGGCTGCCAAACAGGGTGTAGGCGGCGAACTTCACCAGCGCCTTCATGCGCCCGGCCTTGCCGTACATGGCCAGCATCAGCAGGGCGGGAATCAGGGCGTCTTCAAAGAACACGTAGAACAGCAGCAGGTCCTGCGCGGCGAAAATACCGATGAGGCCGGTTTCCATCGCCAGAATCAGCGACAGCATGGGCCCCGGGTTGGGGATGCGCCGCGCGGCGTACAGAATGGCGATAAAGGACATGAACGCCGTCACCAGCGCCAGCGCCAGACTGACGCCCGACAGCTGCACCGAGTAGGTGATGCCCAGCGGCGGAATCCAGTCCCAGCGGAACAGCTCCGAGCCGCCGCCGCGCCAGATCGCCAGGCCCACGCCCAGGGTCAGCGCGGCGAAGAAGCCTGCCACCTCGTCGCGAAAGGTTTTCGGGACCACCAGCAGCAGCAGGCTGCCCACAAGCGGCAGAAAGATCATGAGGGTCGGCAGCCAGTCGGTGAAGGTCATGCGCCACTTCCAATCGTTTTCAGGGCCCAGTAGCCGATGATCAGCGCGGTGCCCAGGACCATGCTGACCGCGTAGGCGCGCACGAAGCCGCTTTGCCACAGCGTGAACAGCCCGCCCGGCCCGCTGGCGTTGCGTGCCACGGCGCCCAGCGCGCCGTCGGTGCCCCGGTCCACGGTGTCCAGCGCGCCAGCAATCGCCTTGCTGGGGGCACCCACGAGGTTGTCGTACACGGTATCCAGGTACAGCGCGCGGGTGCTGGCTTCGCCCAGGGGGCCGTCCACCAGGGTGCCCCGGCGGTGTTCCAGGTAAGCCCACAG
The window above is part of the Deinococcus aquaedulcis genome. Proteins encoded here:
- a CDS encoding NADH-quinone oxidoreductase subunit M, with the translated sequence MTFTDWLPTLMIFLPLVGSLLLLVVPKTFRDEVAGFFAALTLGVGLAIWRGGGSELFRWDWIPPLGITYSVQLSGVSLALALVTAFMSFIAILYAARRIPNPGPMLSLILAMETGLIGIFAAQDLLLFYVFFEDALIPALLMLAMYGKAGRMKALVKFAAYTLFGSLLMLVSIIGVRYLGGSPTFAMTDLKANLVDGPAQAWLYLGFLAAMAVKLPLWPLHAWLPDFHEQNHDSGVPDVMGTLYKVGGYGLFTFGIPLFPEASLELRPILMGLAAFTALYAAWIAFRQTDWKRLLAYAGLSHMGFVALGVFSLNETAVIGAMYLLAFQNLYTGALFLSVGMVQDRIGSLETRVGGLMTQAGALSGLTMALWFASIAVPGLAGFVGEFSILLGAYQVSPWLTFIAGITTIAAAAYALTAFQTTFWQARPRGGVAVRDLVHTEWLVLGLPLAVLILFGVYSAPALNLMQPAVRTVLAALGGN